The Larimichthys crocea isolate SSNF chromosome I, L_crocea_2.0, whole genome shotgun sequence genomic interval gccctccctcttcttcctgctctcaaacacagccagctcctctctgctcatgtttccttgttccctccccctcagatctacagtttgaagatgggtggaaccaacatgtgctgacgtgtcagctgacaggccgcatgttgttgagatcagagctcaaactagtttcatttctgaggaagtcaaactcagacagtcgtcgacgcggagaggagaaatggcgcagcaaggaaataaactggaccgggaaaccttctcttgtccgatctgtctggatctactgaaggatccggtgactattccctgtggacacagctactgcatgaactgtattcaaaacttctgggatggagaggatgagaagagaatccacagctgccctcagtgtaggcagaccttcacaccgaggcctgtcctgaagaaaaacaccatgttagcagctttagtggaggaactgaagaagactggactccaagctgctcctgctgatcactgctatgctggacctgaagatgtggcctgtgatgtctgcactgggagaaaactgaaagctctgaagtcctgtctggtctgtctggcctcttactgtgagaaacacctccagcctcatcatgatgtagctccattaaagaaacacaagctggtggagccctccaagaagctccaggagaacatctgctctcgtcatgatgaggtgatgaagatgttctgccgtactgatcagcagtgtatctgttatctctgctctgtggatgaacataaaggccacgacacagtctcagctgcagcagaaaggactgagaggcagagagagctcgaggtgagtcgactaaacatccagcagagaatccaggacagagagaaagatgtgaaggagctccaacaggaggtggaggctatcaatggctctgctgataaagcagtggaggacagtgagaagatcttcactgagctgatccgtctcatggagaaaagaaggtctgatgtgaagcagcaggtcagatcccagcaggaaactgaagtgagtcgagtcaaagatcttcaggagaagctggagcaggagatcactgagctgaagaggaaagacgctgagctggagaagctctcacacacagaggaccacaaccagtttctacacaactacccctcactgtcacgactcagccaatctacagactcatccagcatcaatatccgtcctctgagggactttgaggatgtgacagctgctgtgtcagagctcagagataaactacaggacgttctgagggaccaacggacaaacatctcactgacagacactgaagtccatgtttcactgtcaggaccagaaccagagcccaagaccagagctgagttcttaaaatattcacgtgaactcacactggatccaaacacagcaaacacacagctgttattatctgaggggaacagaaaagtgacaagaATGAGACAACCtcagtcttattctagtcacccagacagattcactgaCTGGTCtcaggtcctgag includes:
- the LOC104921455 gene encoding tripartite motif-containing protein 16-like; amino-acid sequence: MAQQGNKLDRETFSCPICLDLLKDPVTIPCGHSYCMNCIQNFWDGEDEKRIHSCPQCRQTFTPRPVLKKNTMLAALVEELKKTGLQAAPADHCYAGPEDVACDVCTGRKLKALKSCLVCLASYCEKHLQPHHDVAPLKKHKLVEPSKKLQENICSRHDEVMKMFCRTDQQCICYLCSVDEHKGHDTVSAAAERTERQRELEVSRLNIQQRIQDREKDVKELQQEVEAINGSADKAVEDSEKIFTELIRLMEKRRSDVKQQVRSQQETEVSRVKDLQEKLEQEITELKRKDAELEKLSHTEDHNQFLHNYPSLSRLSQSTDSSSINIRPLRDFEDVTAAVSELRDKLQDVLRDQRTNISLTDTEVHVSLSGPEPEPKTRAEFLKYSRELTLDPNTANTQLLLSEGNRKVTRMRQPQSYSSHPDRFTDWSQVLSRERLTGRCYWEVERRGGVHVAVAYKNISRAGRSDECRFGHNDKSWTLYCGTNSYNFYYNKVQTPVSGPRSSRVGVYLDHSAGILSFYSVSETMTLLHRVQTTFTQPLYAGLYVYSGSSAELCEVK